The genomic region ACAGGTAACTTACGCTTGTTATTAGTAACCCTAAAATGTGAGTGAAATCATATAGGTGTAGTCTGTTCAGGTGCCTTGTGTTATTACTCTACCTACATATACATAAACACTCTTAACAAAGCTCAAGTTGAAGGAGATCTGTAACTTCCCTTGGACAGAGGGCATGCACAACCAAACAACATGATGTCTCCCCATCCCAGTACTTGAACTGgagaaaatattcaaaatatattgtcAGAGAATTTAATGTAAGGTTAATCACCTGGGTGGATTGGTCCTTCCTGCAGAGGCTTGCCTGGACTTCTGGCTCTTTGGGCCAGTGGCCCTGTAGGTAGGGACCCACAATGGCATCCAGAGACATTGTCCGTCGCATCCCAGGGGTCACCTGTCGTGCTTTGGTCTTCTCTGATAACAACAAGAGATTAGGAGAATCTTAATACagatcagtgtttttttttttttttacctattcAGGAGGATAACTAGCTCAGTTGTTTCAACAATCTCCATTCCTACAAATGGTCAGGCTTTTATCCAATTCCACAGGCATTTGACAAATTGTTCTGTTGGATAAAAGCATGGTTTTTGAATGCAGTTACCATAATAAAAGAGACAGGAGCTGGTATTTTAAGACATCAACTATTCATTTACATTACCTTGAGTTGGGAAGAAATGTTCCATATTAATGGGGATTTATATATAACACTTAAATACATGTAGTAAGCTACTTGTATATTTAATATCAGTTGTGTGTACCATACCTGACTTGCCATTTCTCAAGCTGGTCTGTGGTTTGTGCAGTTGAAAGGGAACTGTTGCTCTCAGGGGCTGTGGACCAGAAGTGGCTCCCCGGGTCAGTCCGACTCCGCTACGGCAAGACATCTTCCCAAGACGAAGGTAAATCAAGGTTTACAGTACCTAGCTAGTTGGCAAGTTCTTTAAACTTTTAAGTCTTTGATTCCTAATTTCTAGAACTTCTAGTGGGAGGTTTCACTCTAGCTACAGCAGTGGCTACCTCTTCCTTCTCAGTTTTAAGCTACTtcacttttttcccccatttactAGGTAAATAAGTAAAGTCTTTAACGACTAAAGTGCAAGCTAAAAGGCTATATCTACAGCTTGGAAATATGTCGTTAGCTGAAGTTAACCGGTGATAAATCTTTAATTGCTGCCTTGCTCGTGCGAGTTAGCTAGCCAGCCAAAACAGTGTAGTTCCTTTGTGACGATATTTACTTATTTGAGTCCGTTTAACCACCAAGAAAGCTTTCCAACCTCAGTAGGTTATTAAACGACATATCATTAGTGTATGTAATCCATAAACAATAtctacaacatcataataataagcAGTGGAACTTAGTTTGGTCACCAAGTTGATGTGCCCTCCGATGAGTTCCTTGCGTTCTTGATTCACGCATACTCAGACAACTTTCACGCTCCTGTGCATTTAATTATACTGGGTGGGTCCAGAATTCAATCTTACATTTGGTTggttaacaaaatgtattaccaTAAGTCCATTGGGCAATTCACAATCAATCTATCACTttgacagaaaatattatttgttgcCAACCAATTCATTCTGACGAACGTGTTTTTGTTGTACTAATCATGCTGGACTATCATTCAGCATCTGCTACTCACTcttgtttcatttcaatattGTTGTTTAATATAACtttcaaccaaaatatattcagattTCACTATGTGCAAGTCTTCATATTACATCCATCCTTTCACCCATCTTTCTACTCATCCATTGATCTATCTACTCATCCATTCATTAACCTCAATAAGTTAACTTTTTTGTAATAACAccacagtgtctgtctgtgtcgcTCTTCTGCATGTACCGACGCCGAAGAGCGATTGTGGAACATGGGTGGTGTGTGACATTGTGCATTGTGGGAGATAACTGCCCCTATGCCTGTTAGAGAGGGAGTGCCAATGGTGGGACCAAAAAGTGGATACAGATAACACTCCAACCAAGCAGCCTCTAACCACAGACTCTAAATCAGATTTACTCATCTCAAATGAAAGGGTAATCTACAGGGAAGTAAGCAAAGCTGACCCTGGAGCAGTGGTTCAACTGGCATTTCAACCAACTTTAGAGATAAAAGGCTGTCAAATTGGTCTCCCTGCAATCGGAGGGTGTGAATGAGCATTATCACAGAATGGTCATGGTCACTATATTAcatgttctgtgtttttgctcttaaaactcttaaaatgtGTTGTGACAGGAAATTAGTACAACATATAAGAGACCTCCCAAAACTTTGAGGTTGTTTGCCCAGGGTGGTCCAGCTTTCTAAGCCACTGCAAGGCCATACATGTACTActacagcatgggtttgaaaAAAACTACTGTACTGTCTTTCCTACCTTTCCTCAAGTCAAACAAACATTCCAATGCTTAAAAAATCTATCTTAAAAACAACAGAGCCTTATCATAACCCACATTATGTTAttatgtgtgtgactgtgtgtgtgtgtgtgtgtgtgtgtgtatgaattaCATTCCCCTGTAATGGGAGCTAGTAGGAAAGTatttcaacagaaatgtgtgctCAAGCCTTTCTAACTTATTTTACCATTTCTTACAGGGATCTACAGCCTTTGTTTgctttagtcaaacatatttgtgtgtctgttggacTGTGCTAATTAATGAATGACTCTAACCTTTGACCCCAGTCTTTGTGCCATTTGGCTGTGGCTTTGCAAAAAAATTGAATACAAAATGAGGATGAAGACAATGAAGAAAGATTTGGTGGATTTTGTGAAGTACACAAAAGTATGACTTGGTTGTCTTCCATCTAAAGGGTACATTTCTGTGTAAAATGGTGGATATTTAACCACACTGGTCAGATGCTTTTACTACAGGCACTCCACCAGCCCCAATAATTTTTTGAATTGTGAATAGAATTAGGTacttcagtaaaaaaaagtgtacaaaaaaGACAATGCATTTGAAATCATCTTTGTCTTGCAGAACTAGAAATACTTGAATGAATATACCTGACCAGAAGACACAGGACAAGAATGAACTCAGGTCATGCACAATTGTAAAGTAAGCCATAACGTTATATTGTGACATAGCAAATACCATAAGTCAACATACCATGTATGCCTACTGCAGTAACAAGCATAGCAACATAATGTTTAACAAAAAAAGGCAGTTTTATTGCAGTTTTAAATTATATGTCTGAACTTCCAAAAGCTAAGATGAGACAGCAATCTAGATTTCAATAAAATGAGTGAAAggattaaataataatacaaaataaatgtagcttACTAAAAATTACAAACTTGTAACACCAATGCTCATACAGTAACACCACACATtggcttttttttctcctgctctcacacagtgacacactcGAGCCCAAACTTCACTAATACGTGTTaataccatagactgtatatacaAAGCACTTCTTTCAGTATTTGTTCTTCAGTAGCAGTAGCCACTACTGAATGTTCAGCAATGATAAAGTACAAACCCTCTCTTTCTGCTTGTACTAACAGACTTGTAATAATGCAACGTCAAGAGTAACATGGCATACAAGTGGTTGTTTCACTTTTGAGCTGTGTCACTGAGCAGTTCAACATGTCCTGCACTGCAAGAATACACATTAGGCAGTGTGGAAACTAGTACAAACATTACTACCAACAGTCAGACGAACAAGGTAGGACAGGTGTGGGTCGACCAAATGTTTTGGTCAGTAGGAGAGCTACAGGTTTAAGGTTGCTGTAATTACAGTCGGTATTTGTATAATGGCTTTGTTTTCAAGTAAGCAACCATATTTCCCATATCTATAGTAGGTGGTCATCAGTTCAGCCAAGGAAAGACATTGAAAGACAGTTGAATTTATTGTTCAGGCAGTACTGCAGCTCTTCtggttgcttttcttttttgacGCTAGAGAAGATGCATGGAATTGGCTATttagtcaaaaatgtattttatgacaAGGTTGTGTAGGACATGAGGAATTTCAGGTGGAATGAAGGGAATTTTAAAGGTTTATTGAGGAGTAGTACAGGGCCCCCCCATCTTACAGTGTCTGCTGGGTCGTGTTCATTATGGAACACATTCTggttttaaaacataaaaaaattatattaatgtcTCTAATTTAACAAGTGTAGGCAGTCCCTCAATTTTAATTGTTTCTCCCCCATTTGTTGCTTAATGAACATGACCCAGGTTTTCTCACTTTGGGGTGAAGCTGTTTCCTCCAGTGTCTGTGAATGGCAGTTGTGCTTTGGTGCCCACTAGCTGGGAGAAAGGGCAGGGCTGTTGTCTGTGCTGATGTGGACCAGGCACTCGCTGGACTTGAGGCTGGCCAGGGACTTGCAGCTGGGCAAGGAGTTCAGAGACCCGCATAGACCCATCATAGAAGGCGTGTAATCTTTATCTGAGGGAAAGAAATACATAATGTGGTGAAAACCTCAACCAACATTTACAGATGAACCCTTAGAAGACCCTTGCAACGACCCTtggcattttcaaatgtattttatctgCATGTCCAGCCATTATATGTATTTGTACAACCATATGCCTTTAGCCCCTTAGGCAATAGAGTGTCATATTGTATAGTAACTTCTTAGGCAATACAGAGTCTGAGCCTTCCATGTTTTTAGGTAAAACAAATTGTCTTTACAGACGTTTTGGTTAAGTGTCTGACAAAGAGAGCTCTAGCCCAGTATCAAAACTGGTATTGACCGATCCATAAGAAGTAGACATTTTTAAGGGTATAACCAAAAAGTCTGTAGCTCAAACAGACAATGTGTAAAAGGGGCTAAAAGTCCTCAACATGTCAGTATCACAGTGGGACACATTGGGTTaatgaaaagagaaatgtgTTAGCTGAATGTGCAATGAGATGTTTTTATTAGACCCttatctgggtgtgtgtttgtggatctACACATGTGTGACCTTCTGTTCAGATCATATTCATGTGTACTTATGTGGGATGTGTGTTTAACTACAGCACCTGCTCTGCACCAGGCTTCTCCGTTCCGTTGCCCCGCAGTATTCtgggagtcggagtcaaggctgACTTCCACTGACAGCAGCTCTGTGCTGGGGAAGCTCCTCCTAGAGGCATACATTCAGTATTAtagtgtatttctgtttttctctcatgctcaaaaataaacaatatatctacaattataaaatatgtaatattgTCAACTAAACCCCAGTGGCACTGTCTTAAACTGAAAATGACATGCACTCATATCTACCACATACTattaatattcatttaaatgttcaataatattGCAACCTCCAACCagccaaaatgttaaataatactTAAAATTGTTTCTCACTTATTTAAGTAGAATAATGGATTCAATACCACTATATGAACAACTTATAGAAAACATACACAGCTACCTagatgttatgttattttaaattcaAGCATTTGGACAGGAGGATGGGAGCAGGGTCACACCTGCGAAACAGCTTGCCATTGTCGTGGTTGTTGTAGGGCTGCTGCCATTGATTGATGAGGGGGATTGACAGGTTTTTGGCCAAATGGTTGGAGTCACATGGAATCAGGCTTGTCCTACAATACACAAGGAGGCAGGTCAATCAATGGTCCATAAGTAACAGGGCGGGGGGAAATGTTTTCTGGGGCCCACTTCTTAAATCTAACAACATTCAGTCTCGCTTGGTCATGTTGCCATCGAAGCAGCGCGGCGCACCATTCATTAGCGTGAATCTCTTTAACGTTCAAATGGATATGTTTTGATGTCCaatgtgtcgtgtgtgtgtgtgagtatgtgcatgtgtgtgtatttactaACAGCTGCTCCTGCAGTTCCAGCACAATGGCCTCGAGCTCTCTCTTCTCCTGCGTGTACTGCTCCTCCATCTCCGTCAGCCTCGAGGTAAGCttcttgttttctgtttccacaTTCTTCAGCTGGGACTCACGTAGACGCACAAGTTCCTCCAAATAGCCCTGAAGACAGGCACACAATGTGGTATTGTACAGCCATCAAGAAATGGCTGAAAACCCACCCAAAAAAGTAGGAACATGGGAGGAATCATTTGAACGTTTCAAACAAGAAAATCAAATTTTCATATGCTGTTGTGAAATGATTTGCTACTATGTGGCATACGGTACATGACCCAGTTATACAGTACAATTCAGTTCACTTCTGTTTTTAGAGTGAGTTCAGTGGTAGACCAGAGAGTGCAAATTATTGTAAGCCACTTTGTCTCTGACAGGACAGGCTTTATTACGTCTTGTCTGTACAGGACTGGCACAGTGTCTTCACAAGGACAATCTACAAGAACAGTAATATGCATATCTGGACCtggaagccagttccacttaATTTgatcattgcaaccctctaatcagggacttatttaaacCTGGGATCAGGTGGGTGCAGTTAGTGATGAGgtggaacagaaaaccagcaggcacCAGAGTGGTTTACTACGAAACGAGGTAACTGGCTTACAGAGGTAACTTCTGGAGTTACTTGGTGACGTCGGGTGTAACTTCCCGATTAACCCATACTACAAaaggtgaatacatttttcccGAGGTATGCTGTCATGGAAACTTACGCTCCATCTCCAACTGCTCCGAGCAAGTTATCTTCAAGGTTAACTCAATCCACAAAAAGGCATGCACGTTTGGATAAACCTaccactgttaaaataaacctacaattaaattatagactgagaatttttttgtcagagggcaaatgtacaaaatcagcaggggatcaaatactttcttCACTCACTGCCTATGATGGAAATAGTAAGTACATACATGGTAAAGTAAAGTACACAAGGTATGGGAAATAATATGCTATAACATGAGTATGGCGTGAAGGTAATGTAATGTATGATCCACTGGTAGAATTATTTACCACATATTGAACTACTGGTACAGGTATAATTATAAAAGACTAGAATGAATGTGTACTTGCAATTCTATTATTCGGCTATGATCTATGGCAAAATCAAGTCCCCTCTCAACAGGATGAGCAGCCAATGGATGTTGAGGAAGTGAAACACACCAACAAATCAGCAGGTACTAGCTTTGCAACATTCTGTCCCAGCCACTCAGCTACTGACAAATCAGTATTGCCTCTTCAATCAGTAACCTCCATGAAAACATTCCAGTTTAAGGAACCAGAAGCTGCTACCAAGACAACAGTCTTGCCCAGCAAATCAGTAGCGACTACTGAGAAGATAATTTGGGATAGGCAATCAGCTATCCCAAGAAAACAGTCAGGCCTAGCCAATCCACTGTTAGTACCAAGAAAACAGTCAGACCTAGCCAATCAGGTTCTAGGCCCAACAACATTGGGCAATGCCCCTGTCAACAGAATGAGCTGCCAATGGATGTTGATGTTGCTGATGTGAAACCAACCAACAAATTAGCAGGTACAAGCCTTGCAACTGTCTGTCCCAGCCACTCAGCAGCTGCTAAAACCTTCTTGCCTCGTCAATCAGCAACCTCAGAGAAAACTGTCCAGTTTAATTGACCAGAAGATCCTAGGAACACCACAGTCTTGCCCAGGAAATCAGAAGCTGCTACATTCAGGTCATTTAGCCAATGGAATGCTGCACAATCTGGGCCATCCAGCAAGACAGCAACCAGCCAAGCATCTACCAGCCAGGGAGCCATGACACAATCATCCTTAACCCGAACAGCAGTCtccaacagccaatcagcaacCTGCACTAAGAGACATGGTGACAAAGTGAGAAGCAGCAGCCCTCCCTGGGAGAATGGTTCCAAGAGAAGGAAAATGTAGAGCAGGGAAACACAGGCTCATAGGGAACAGTGTCACCGTCCTACTCAGTCCAACATAGTGCTATTAATGTGGAGATCACACCAAAGGAAGACGTTTTACAACAACATAtgttatttagaaaataaactTCTGAAAGTGTAATGTCCAAACTGTATCTATATTTGAgtgttgtccattaaaatatacTTTTAGGGAAATCTTTCATGTCCTCTGGACAATTCTTATGCAGAAGGAAATGTGTGAAATATTAGTTATTTTTAGTTAGAACAAATACTATTTAGAAATAAAGCACCTCACTTTAATTTCAAGTTTTTTTAGAAATGGTAAATGTTTTCTCTGATGTCCACAAGCCATGCTATCAACCAAAAGCTAAGCAAGTCAATTGAGTCAGTAGATAGTCACCCTCATCAGGTGCACTAAGAAATACATTCCTTAAAAATTACCAGTTGCagccaaataaatacaaatgtattttcagtaaTCAAGGAGGGGGTTTTGATTTTGCTCTATGACACCCACACAGTCTGATCAACAATGGTATGGGTAAGTTCAGTACAATGGGAATATAGACAATAAGggttaaacattttgttatgttcCCTGGCCATTTAAGCATTCTTAAGATCAAGTAGGCTTTTTATGCAATCGCAAGTAATtatcaaaaaatacttttttttaaatatgcataAGCTGGGTCTAGGCTATATACAGAAGACATTTTTCCACAGGAATACCGAGGGCGATTGGTGTGATGGACTGTACGCATATCCCCATTAGAGCGCCCCCTGGGAGAACATGAGGGGTTTAGGTCTATGTGAATAGGAAGTCATTTTTCAGCACTAATtttcaggtatttgatcattaaatTCATACAGGTAGCCCTACAACCTAGATGTTTTAAAGAGTAGATCTTAATTAACAGTGAGGTCAATTTCAGAGAGGTAGCCCCTGAGTAAACCATAACTGAATTATCTTAATTGTTTTCAGATATCTAGATAAACTATTTTACTTGTCCTTACATCTCAATCATACTACAAATAAAAGAGTCTCAAAATAGAGAACATATAACAAGAACACTGCTCTCACGAATTTACTCTGTTGGGAATACGTTGCCAACAAGCCACCCTGTCTTGGTTGGCCACCACAGTGTTAGAGTTTTAGTCAAGGATAACTTCTGAAATGATCAGGAGGGTTCTGTGCCGTAACTACTGTCATGCAGTGCATTCTCCCAGGAAAGCATGAGCCATTGTGCAAAAACCCAGCTTGCGTTGCCAAACGCAATCCTTTTAGGCGAATGCGCACAAACTCCAGTTAAGTTAACACTGAGTCAATTAACAAACATCTAAATCATCGTCGTAGTACCGTGTAACAACCACTTTAGGCaatcagagtttgtcaaccctgactttccTTGATAACCCTGAGTTAAGTCTGAGTAGATTGAACTCCCTTCGTAGTATAGCCCCCAGACCTTGTAGGATAAGATTTCAAAACCACTGTTCTTGAATGACATTCTCTATGAGGTATCAGTTTTTGGAGCATGTCTGGGCTTTTGTGTAAACCCAACAATATACCTATGCTTAGCGTATGAGAGTATACTCACAGAGCTTAGTGTTGAAGCACATGTCAAGGACccagattttgttttgtgttcacattaaaaaaatattttctttaaagaaTTTAACCATCCCAGGGGATGCACTGAGCTTGGCCACTCATAGGCCAACTGCAGGGATCAATGAAGACACAAAATGGCTGCCCACCTTCTGAGCATAGACAATCTTGAACCTTTGCTCCATCTTGCGGCACTTGTTGGCCCAGCTTTCCTCGTCAGTGACCAGTGGGATATAAGGGTGCTCGGGCACGCTGTCATCACTGGTGCTGCTGTCGATGCTTCGGCGGTCATCGTCATCACTTAGATAATCATAGCTATGCAGACAAAAATAGAGAAGTGAAAAGATTGGGATAGTTTTCCTGACCTCGATTTAGCCTAGTCCTGGAATAAAAATTATTCTCAATTGAGATTCACCATTGAGAGTGGTTGCCTAAGCTTAAAAACTTGCTATGCTTAGAAACATACTGTAGGTGTATGTTCCTTTCAACCGTCATCAACAAAAGCACATGAATACACATCACAAGGAGCTGGTATATCTTTACCTGTGATGTATTGGTGAGATGCCCATAATAAAGGCAATATTTGAATCTTCAGTGAAATCTTATTGAAATGGTTACTTGTTTGAAAGAATTCCAGTAATTATTATCTTATTCTATTagtttatttgttatttgttacAAATCCCTAAGTAATTTAACCATTATTGTGAAGCCTAGGATGGTCCAAAGTTCTAAGCCAGTGCTTCTGTTGCAAATGTATTGCAGCAATATGGGTCTTTTGGTTTTCAACCACTTTCCTGTACAAATTAGCATTAAATGTCTGGAAAAAATTACatatctttaaaaatatatctttatgATTGTGCTCTACATTACCTCTGTGTGAACTTTAGGTATGGGGTGTAGTCAATGACagcagaacattttccatcCAGGACCTCTCCCTTTAGACAGAAACTGTAGACAGAAAGTCATCATCCAATTATGGACCAGATTGTGTAATCTAAGTACGGAGAGTAACCTTGTTTAATGACTAGTTTATCACGGAATACAATGGCCCTCTTATTGTTCTTGCTTATGGTTTCTCGCTATCATTTCTGTAACTTTCTCAAACTGGTTTCAGGACTTGTTTTAAAAATTAATTTGTGTGACatagagctctggaaaaaattaaatgaccactgcacctttatctttcctttccaaaaagtcaaaaaggtaggtgttgtgtgaggaacagaatggttaaaataaagagaccactacaaactgaacgcttctgttcctcactcaaaactttccttttcaactacttttggaaaggaaagaaaagggtgcagtggttacttaatattttccagagctgtatgctcttctaaaaaataaaaaggctaAATAAAGTATTTCTCTTATTTCAGCCAGTGTGTCACTCACCTGAAGTCTATAGCTCCAAGACCAATAAGCATCCCTGTTAGGACTGTGGCTTCTTCTCTTAGTACGATGGCTCCCTCACAATAGAACCTCCTGTaatgcatgcacaaacacacacaccacacacaccaagcacaaacacacacaccacacacaccaagcacaaacacacacaccaagcacaaacacacacaccaagcacaaacacacacaccacacacaccaagcacaaacacacacaccacacacaaacacacacaccacacacaaacgccacgcacaaacacacacgccacgcacaaacacacacgccacgcacaaacacacacgccacgcacaaacacacacgccacgcacaaacacacacgccacGCACAAACAAAGATAGGAAAGTCAGGCACCCCAGGCCTTGCCGTTGGGATTGTTAATTGTCGTGAATCAAGTAGTTGGCCTTTGGTAAACATTGCATAATTATGTCATGGTTGAGAAATTGTTGCAATGAAGCCGAGGTACACTGCTGACCTGGTTGTCCGAATGTCCCTCAGAGCAGTAGCTAAGTATTCCGAAAGTCTCTTCTCCATCAGGGCTACTCGAATCCAGGCTCGCCCCTGCaagacagacggacaggcagAGCAAAACAACACCATTAGCTAATATTTATAAGACAAAAATTAGGCCTACTAAATTCTAAGTAAGAAAGTCAGCCAGAAAATGTGTCCATCAGTCaagcattcagtcagtcagtcatatgGCCAGTCCTTCATTTAAACAGTCAGTCCATGAAACAAGTCAGTCAGTCTTCCAGTTAATCAGTCCATTAGTTAGTCTGTCCTTCAGTAAGTGTCAGTTCTTTAGTCAGTCCTTAAGCtagtcagtcacccagtcagtAAGCCAGTCCTTCAGTCAGTCCAGTCAGTCCAGTCAGTAAGGATATTAATCTCTTGCCTTGGCCCTCGAGGTGCTGATATTCTCCATGCTCTC from Esox lucius isolate fEsoLuc1 chromosome 5, fEsoLuc1.pri, whole genome shotgun sequence harbors:
- the LOC105030277 gene encoding RUN domain-containing protein 3A, encoding MEPGCVQATMAMFDVSKKASFFSRNVAVERKNLITVCRFSVKTLLEKYTAEPIDDSSEEFINFAAVLEHILSHGFKGSGSWFDGQRSYWDFIRLACGKVQNSCISSIESMENISTSRAKGRAWIRVALMEKRLSEYLATALRDIRTTRRFYCEGAIVLREEATVLTGMLIGLGAIDFSFCLKGEVLDGKCSAVIDYTPYLKFTQSYDYLSDDDDRRSIDSSTSDDSVPEHPYIPLVTDEESWANKCRKMEQRFKIVYAQKGYLEELVRLRESQLKNVETENKKLTSRLTEMEEQYTQEKRELEAIVLELQEQLTSLIPCDSNHLAKNLSIPLINQWQQPYNNHDNGKLFRRRSFPSTELLSVEVSLDSDSQNTAGQRNGEAWCRADKDYTPSMMGLCGSLNSLPSCKSLASLKSSECLVHISTDNSPALSPS